A region from the Leptospirillum ferriphilum genome encodes:
- a CDS encoding YbcC family protein, translating into MNPNGLSDARLSQDVESACRRIAPLWPLKNFVAVNPYFGLVDMDFRDADKHLGRILGRGLTMPRAYYRERLAEGRIRQEDLEEALEEAGHPMTLPELERQIRSDEAEPVRRILLLSDVLGNIERKDWSRFVVERISQFSAAFFDEGQAMWTFPWKKSTFYASWLEYAALDKSPWVMGLRGVARKVRELPASAEAAIDWAVRILEIPDEGRVDFFHASLLSVGGWAAWARYRQWQAELGKDREETIRDILAVRLAWDALLFTVRPGPFLSRNWKKALEDLVSLSPPADPDRAVDFLLQRALEIGYQKSLATTLASGAPSPRENSRPDGQAVFCIDVRSETFRRALETVAPTVSTHGFAGFFGVLVELLPFGGAVPKGHLPILFNPTYRIREVPSGASEHETHRLVSRRHRRMRLADLWKKFKTSASSCFSYVESFGILSAAKLVGDSLGWSRPVKHPDRKGLRENEYGNLVPSLDGIPESDRPAVAESALRNMGLTGNFARLVLLVGHGSTTTNNPQATALDCGACAGQTGEASARIAAMLLNDPVARRGLAQKGVVLPEDTWFVAGLHNTTTDDVELKDTDTLPPSHREDLRRLEKWLEEAGELARMERSVLLGLREKDTRTVETDIRRRTRDWSEVRPEWGLAGNAAFIAAPRSRTAGLNLGGRAFLHDYDWQRDKDFATLQLIMTAPMVVGNWINMQYYGSMVDNLHFGSGNKVLHNVVGGSIGVLEGNGGDLRTGLAIQSLHDGHRWIHEPLRLNVVIEAPQEAIDDVIARHTLVRDLIENEWLFLFRLDDGHRLTRREKNGSWSRRVHDEAPNRETLPLSRN; encoded by the coding sequence ATGAACCCGAACGGTCTTTCTGATGCCCGCCTGTCCCAGGACGTGGAAAGCGCCTGCCGGCGCATCGCCCCGTTGTGGCCACTCAAGAACTTCGTTGCGGTGAATCCCTACTTCGGTCTGGTGGACATGGACTTCCGGGACGCCGACAAACATCTCGGACGAATCCTGGGGCGCGGACTCACCATGCCCCGCGCCTATTACCGGGAGCGCCTCGCCGAAGGTCGAATCCGGCAAGAAGACCTCGAAGAGGCCCTCGAGGAAGCGGGCCATCCCATGACGCTCCCGGAACTCGAACGCCAGATCCGGTCGGACGAGGCGGAGCCGGTCCGCCGGATCCTCCTCCTGAGCGACGTTCTGGGCAACATCGAACGGAAGGACTGGTCCCGCTTCGTCGTGGAGCGGATCAGCCAGTTTTCCGCCGCATTTTTTGACGAAGGCCAGGCCATGTGGACGTTCCCCTGGAAAAAGTCCACCTTCTATGCGAGCTGGCTGGAATATGCCGCCCTCGACAAAAGCCCCTGGGTGATGGGCCTTCGGGGAGTCGCCCGGAAGGTGCGGGAGCTTCCCGCATCGGCGGAAGCGGCGATTGACTGGGCCGTGCGGATTCTGGAGATCCCCGACGAGGGACGGGTCGATTTCTTTCACGCGTCCCTTCTGAGCGTCGGAGGATGGGCGGCCTGGGCCCGTTATCGCCAGTGGCAGGCCGAACTCGGAAAAGACCGGGAAGAGACGATCCGGGACATTCTGGCTGTCCGCCTCGCGTGGGACGCCCTTCTCTTCACGGTCCGTCCCGGACCCTTTCTGTCCAGAAACTGGAAAAAAGCCCTGGAGGATCTCGTCTCGCTCTCTCCGCCGGCCGATCCGGACCGCGCCGTCGATTTTCTTCTTCAGAGGGCCCTGGAAATCGGCTACCAGAAGTCGCTGGCAACCACCCTGGCCAGCGGCGCCCCTTCTCCCCGGGAGAACAGTCGCCCCGACGGGCAAGCCGTGTTCTGCATCGACGTGCGTTCCGAAACATTCCGGAGGGCTCTGGAAACGGTCGCCCCGACGGTGAGCACCCACGGATTCGCCGGATTCTTTGGCGTTCTGGTGGAGCTTTTGCCGTTTGGCGGAGCCGTCCCGAAAGGACACCTTCCCATTCTGTTCAATCCGACCTACCGGATCCGGGAAGTTCCGTCCGGCGCCTCGGAACACGAAACCCATCGTCTGGTCTCGCGTCGCCATCGCCGGATGCGTCTTGCAGATCTCTGGAAAAAATTCAAGACGTCCGCATCGTCGTGTTTCTCCTACGTCGAATCCTTCGGGATCCTGTCGGCGGCCAAGCTGGTCGGGGACAGTCTGGGGTGGAGCCGACCCGTCAAACACCCGGACCGGAAAGGCCTCCGCGAAAACGAATACGGCAATCTGGTCCCCTCCCTGGACGGCATCCCGGAATCCGACCGTCCGGCCGTCGCCGAATCCGCTCTCCGGAACATGGGGCTGACGGGAAACTTTGCCCGGCTGGTTCTCCTGGTCGGTCACGGCAGTACGACGACCAACAACCCCCAGGCCACCGCCCTCGACTGCGGCGCCTGCGCGGGACAGACCGGCGAGGCGAGCGCGCGCATCGCGGCGATGCTCCTGAACGATCCCGTCGCCCGGCGGGGTCTCGCGCAAAAGGGAGTCGTCCTTCCGGAAGACACCTGGTTCGTCGCCGGTCTGCACAATACCACCACGGACGACGTGGAACTGAAAGACACGGACACCCTTCCCCCTTCTCACCGGGAAGACCTGCGGCGCCTGGAGAAGTGGCTTGAAGAGGCGGGCGAACTGGCCCGGATGGAACGATCCGTCCTTTTGGGCCTCCGCGAAAAGGATACCCGGACGGTGGAGACGGATATCCGCCGACGCACCCGGGACTGGTCGGAAGTCCGGCCGGAATGGGGACTGGCCGGAAACGCCGCCTTCATCGCGGCGCCGCGATCCCGCACGGCCGGCCTGAATCTGGGGGGACGGGCCTTTCTCCACGATTACGACTGGCAACGGGACAAGGATTTTGCCACGCTTCAGCTGATCATGACGGCTCCGATGGTCGTCGGAAACTGGATCAACATGCAGTATTACGGCTCCATGGTCGACAACCTCCATTTCGGGAGCGGAAACAAGGTCCTCCACAATGTCGTCGGCGGTTCCATCGGGGTTCTCGAAGGCAACGGAGGCGACCTGCGCACGGGTCTCGCCATCCAGTCCCTCCACGACGGACACCGCTGGATTCACGAACCGCTGCGCCTGAACGTCGTGATCGAAGCCCCCCAGGAGGCCATCGACGACGTGATCGCGCGCCACACCCTGGTGCGGGACCTCATCGAAAACGAATGGCTCTTCCTGTTCCGGCTGGATGACGGCCATCGCCTCACCCGGCGGGAGAAAAATGGTTCCTGGTCCCGGAGGGTGCACGACGAGGCACCCAACAGGGAGACCCTCCCGCTTTCACGGAACTGA
- a CDS encoding ATP-binding protein: protein MNDEPTRHRTLPKDALSPVTSAEPYPKEEFPVGIGLFDDQGTVLYQSPSYVEILEGLVVREPGGKSHSFAGTLRLFVSSSGGDGERHARYTAIDPRGDAHILDCSVFPMPPQADGRRHRLLHVQDRTTIDSLARETLVVGRYQKVLGKIAHLAVTGAPIQEVADLAARETARALDVDFCKILIPGDSDPLLHLLAGVGWREGLVGTHVQEGGSHSQAGFAIRERKPVVVLDLDTEKRFSPSKLLAEHGVRSGVSVPMMFQEKALGAMSVHTRALRRFDDREIGFLETVANTFATILERWKREEVQLSLYNRLFAQLQDGVFLTDTRGIILEWNPAMERMSGWSRTEALGRTPRLIASGRQSPDFYGLLWETLRAGKPFTGRFVNHKKDKTEFLVWESISPVMDPDGTIRYFLAILTDLSEREKLLEALRHMEQIKLVGQLSGGLLHEIRNPLIGIGSLADHMTHDQRLPDPLKRQAHLIANEARRIDELLESHLSVLRPKTFDFQPLDLEDLLMEVRSLLQQTLLKARIRFSLEGEKGLPSVEGARGPLHQVFLNLMMNGIEAMPKGGKLSVRLSAMPLQERNGIAVTIEDSGKGIPETLIKKLHDPFFTHGKARGIGLGLTITRDIVDRHAGRLTIENIQTGGVRAVVWIPVKQEGQTT, encoded by the coding sequence ATGAACGACGAGCCGACCCGACACCGCACCTTGCCGAAGGACGCCCTTTCGCCCGTGACTTCCGCAGAGCCCTATCCGAAGGAAGAGTTCCCCGTCGGCATCGGACTGTTTGATGATCAGGGAACCGTCCTCTACCAGAGCCCGTCGTATGTCGAAATTCTGGAAGGACTCGTTGTCCGGGAACCCGGCGGAAAATCCCATTCGTTCGCCGGGACTCTCCGGCTATTCGTGTCGTCGTCCGGGGGGGACGGGGAACGCCACGCGCGCTACACGGCCATCGATCCCCGGGGGGACGCGCACATCCTGGACTGTTCCGTCTTCCCGATGCCTCCCCAGGCGGACGGAAGACGCCACCGGCTCCTCCATGTCCAGGACCGGACCACCATCGACTCGCTCGCCCGGGAGACCCTCGTCGTCGGACGATACCAGAAAGTCCTTGGCAAGATTGCCCATCTGGCCGTGACCGGAGCCCCCATCCAGGAGGTCGCGGACCTCGCCGCCCGGGAAACCGCCCGGGCTCTCGATGTCGACTTCTGCAAGATTCTCATTCCCGGAGACTCGGATCCGCTTCTGCATCTTCTGGCCGGGGTCGGCTGGCGGGAAGGGCTCGTCGGAACCCATGTCCAGGAAGGCGGCTCCCATTCCCAGGCGGGATTTGCGATCCGGGAGAGGAAACCGGTCGTCGTCCTGGACCTCGACACCGAAAAACGCTTCTCCCCGTCGAAGCTTCTCGCCGAACACGGGGTGCGCTCGGGAGTCAGCGTCCCCATGATGTTCCAGGAGAAGGCTCTGGGGGCCATGAGCGTACACACCCGCGCCCTCCGCCGCTTCGACGATCGGGAAATCGGTTTTCTGGAGACGGTCGCCAACACATTCGCAACGATCCTGGAGCGCTGGAAGCGCGAAGAGGTCCAGCTCTCGCTTTACAACCGGCTCTTTGCCCAGCTGCAGGACGGTGTCTTTCTGACGGACACCCGGGGAATCATTCTGGAATGGAACCCGGCCATGGAACGGATGTCGGGCTGGTCCCGGACGGAAGCCCTCGGGAGAACCCCCCGTCTGATCGCCTCCGGACGGCAGTCCCCCGACTTCTACGGGCTCCTGTGGGAAACCCTCCGGGCCGGAAAACCCTTTACCGGACGGTTCGTCAACCACAAGAAGGACAAAACGGAATTTCTTGTCTGGGAGAGCATCAGCCCCGTCATGGACCCCGACGGCACGATCCGCTATTTTCTCGCCATCCTGACCGATCTGTCCGAACGGGAAAAGCTTCTGGAAGCCCTCCGGCACATGGAGCAGATCAAGCTGGTCGGCCAGCTGTCCGGGGGACTTCTCCACGAGATCCGAAACCCCCTGATCGGCATCGGAAGCCTGGCGGACCACATGACCCACGACCAGAGACTGCCCGACCCGCTCAAACGGCAGGCGCATCTGATCGCCAACGAAGCGCGTCGTATCGACGAACTCCTGGAGTCCCACCTTTCCGTCCTCCGACCGAAGACCTTTGACTTTCAGCCTCTGGATCTCGAGGATCTTCTGATGGAGGTCCGGTCTCTCCTCCAGCAGACGCTTCTGAAGGCCCGCATCCGCTTTTCCCTGGAGGGCGAAAAAGGGCTTCCTTCAGTGGAGGGGGCCCGGGGACCTCTCCACCAGGTTTTCCTGAATCTGATGATGAACGGCATTGAAGCCATGCCCAAAGGCGGGAAGCTGTCCGTGCGCCTTTCGGCGATGCCGCTCCAGGAACGAAACGGCATCGCCGTGACGATCGAAGACTCCGGAAAAGGAATTCCGGAGACGCTGATAAAAAAGCTCCACGATCCGTTTTTCACCCATGGAAAAGCCCGGGGAATCGGGCTGGGGCTCACCATCACACGGGATATCGTCGACCGTCACGCGGGCCGTCTGACGATCGAGAACATCCAAACGGGCGGCGTCCGGGCCGTGGTCTGGATTCCCGTCAAACAGGAAGGACAAACGACGTGA
- a CDS encoding sigma-54-dependent transcriptional regulator, with protein MNVLLVEDEESIREAFAMGLSERGYVVQTAPDGEEGLRCFRTSPPDILVLDMVMPGLSGLEVLQEVRSEDPDIPVIVLTARGTVKDAVEAMRLGAFDFVTKNIDMDELFHSLTNAVRFLSLSREARYWTGKESGRYSLDRMVAVSPRSRELRQNVAGLVGNDRVTVLLQGESGTGKEYMAKVLHYNGPSGDRPFIEVDCPAIPADLFESELFGHEKGSFTGATGRRVGMVELAEGGTVLLDEIGDLPLPLQAKLLRVIEERTIRRVGGGLSFPVNVRFMAATHRDLRIAVREGRFREDLFYRLNVVTLTIPPLRERREDIVPIAELFLHQSTQTFRKTIRRISPEAQDVLRNYDYPGNIRELSNLVERAVLFCSGPQLEVSHFPADLTGKKGASSPNTRLAALEGDREGLHFPFQTGKDTLDSLERRVIEKILQMSGGNKSRAASLLGISRWALDRKLKGNRSSSEVSAEPFSPTGDPKTRRGHPDVSR; from the coding sequence GTGAACGTGCTGCTTGTCGAAGACGAGGAATCGATCCGGGAAGCCTTCGCCATGGGACTTTCAGAACGGGGGTACGTGGTGCAGACCGCTCCGGACGGAGAAGAAGGCCTGCGGTGCTTCCGGACCTCCCCGCCGGATATCCTGGTGCTGGACATGGTCATGCCGGGCCTGTCCGGCCTCGAAGTCCTGCAGGAAGTCCGCTCCGAGGATCCGGACATCCCCGTCATTGTCCTGACCGCCCGGGGGACGGTGAAAGACGCGGTCGAAGCGATGCGTCTCGGCGCCTTCGATTTCGTCACAAAGAACATCGACATGGACGAACTTTTCCACTCCCTGACCAATGCAGTCCGCTTTCTCTCCCTGTCCCGGGAGGCCCGCTACTGGACGGGGAAGGAGTCCGGGCGCTACTCCCTCGACCGGATGGTGGCGGTAAGCCCCAGAAGCCGGGAACTCCGACAGAACGTGGCCGGTCTTGTCGGCAACGACCGGGTCACGGTCCTCCTGCAGGGAGAAAGCGGCACGGGAAAAGAGTACATGGCCAAGGTTCTCCACTACAACGGCCCCTCCGGAGACCGGCCGTTCATCGAGGTGGACTGCCCGGCCATTCCGGCGGACTTGTTCGAAAGCGAACTGTTCGGCCACGAAAAAGGATCGTTCACCGGAGCCACCGGCCGCCGCGTCGGGATGGTCGAGCTCGCGGAAGGCGGAACGGTGCTTTTGGACGAGATCGGTGACCTGCCCCTCCCCCTTCAGGCCAAGCTTCTCCGCGTCATCGAGGAACGGACCATCCGTCGGGTCGGGGGAGGACTCTCCTTTCCCGTGAACGTCCGCTTCATGGCGGCCACCCACCGGGATCTCCGGATTGCGGTGCGGGAAGGACGCTTCCGGGAGGACCTTTTCTACCGGCTGAACGTCGTCACCCTGACGATCCCTCCCCTGCGCGAGCGCCGGGAGGATATCGTGCCGATCGCCGAGCTCTTTCTCCATCAGTCGACGCAGACCTTCCGGAAGACGATTCGCCGGATTTCCCCGGAAGCCCAGGACGTTCTCCGGAACTACGACTATCCCGGCAACATCCGCGAGCTCTCCAACCTGGTGGAACGGGCGGTTCTGTTCTGCTCCGGTCCCCAGCTTGAAGTCTCCCACTTTCCGGCCGACCTGACAGGAAAAAAAGGAGCGTCCTCCCCCAACACCCGCCTTGCCGCCCTGGAAGGGGACCGGGAGGGACTTCACTTTCCGTTCCAGACCGGGAAGGATACCCTGGACTCCCTCGAACGCCGGGTGATCGAAAAAATCCTGCAGATGTCCGGAGGAAACAAGAGCCGGGCCGCTTCCCTGCTCGGAATCAGCCGGTGGGCTCTGGACCGGAAGCTGAAAGGAAACCGGTCCTCCAGCGAAGTGTCGGCCGAACCCTTTTCCCCCACTGGCGACCCCAAAACCCGAAGGGGCCATCCGGACGTGTCGCGCTGA
- a CDS encoding DUF6036 family nucleotidyltransferase codes for MNITNIHSLNECLVFAKNQEFPIGLIVIGGVAMELYGLPRGTMDIDAEISCDSDFYEALVHHLKEKGIQFNIGDNIDHWGVVPLPSGYRERARRIFEDHGTEVKILDPLDFIFSKLRRGVAQDMEDALAVARHFALSSQDVSDHTNKVNFPLSDETFLFKKRLRQFLAILEKDSDQQGKNPV; via the coding sequence TTGAATATTACAAACATCCATTCTCTGAATGAATGTCTTGTATTCGCTAAAAATCAGGAATTTCCGATCGGGTTGATTGTGATCGGAGGGGTTGCCATGGAGCTCTACGGGCTCCCTCGCGGAACGATGGATATCGATGCTGAAATTTCGTGTGATTCAGACTTCTACGAAGCATTGGTCCATCACCTGAAGGAGAAGGGTATTCAGTTCAATATTGGCGACAATATTGATCATTGGGGGGTGGTTCCTCTCCCTTCTGGCTATCGGGAAAGGGCCAGAAGGATTTTCGAGGATCATGGAACCGAAGTCAAAATTCTGGACCCTCTCGATTTTATATTCAGTAAGCTAAGACGTGGTGTGGCTCAGGATATGGAAGATGCGTTGGCTGTGGCTCGTCATTTTGCCCTGTCCTCACAAGATGTTTCGGACCATACGAATAAAGTCAACTTTCCCTTGAGCGACGAGACGTTTCTCTTCAAAAAAAGGCTCCGTCAATTTCTCGCCATTCTGGAGAAAGACTCTGATCAACAAGGAAAAAATCCTGTCTAA
- a CDS encoding alpha/beta fold hydrolase — protein MDEGAGLVNGRERFFELDDGVRGTLEAWGKAGPALVCVHGMTSSRKGWTRLAGRLSGERRVFAYDQRGHGDLADVTGPMTLEQSVRDLEAAVRATGVPVDLLLGHSWGGAVVLPGGPRTGARAVVALDPVIRVRPGTFAADYVEDLRDLMALDRDARIPRIRQMYAKDDPLDREAKVHAMERMSLSALERLGQENGVDEGRWDLRPLLARYPLPLLVLLSGEDSVVDPADRTWLEGLGGYVRIRTIGGAGHNLHRSHLDRVVEEIRAFEKEVGKNPG, from the coding sequence ATGGATGAAGGGGCGGGTCTCGTGAACGGCAGGGAGCGGTTTTTTGAACTGGACGATGGAGTCCGGGGAACACTGGAGGCATGGGGGAAAGCCGGTCCGGCTCTTGTGTGCGTGCACGGCATGACAAGCTCCCGGAAAGGCTGGACGCGTCTGGCGGGCCGGTTGTCCGGTGAGCGGAGGGTGTTCGCCTACGACCAGCGGGGGCATGGAGATCTGGCGGACGTCACGGGTCCCATGACGCTCGAGCAGTCGGTCCGGGACCTGGAAGCGGCTGTCCGGGCGACTGGAGTCCCGGTCGACCTGCTCCTGGGACACTCCTGGGGCGGGGCGGTGGTTCTCCCGGGAGGCCCCCGGACCGGCGCGCGCGCCGTCGTCGCCCTCGATCCGGTGATCCGGGTGCGCCCCGGCACCTTTGCCGCCGATTATGTCGAGGATCTCCGGGATCTCATGGCGCTCGACAGGGACGCGAGAATCCCCCGGATCCGGCAGATGTATGCCAAAGACGATCCTCTGGACCGGGAGGCGAAGGTGCATGCGATGGAGCGGATGTCCCTGTCCGCCCTCGAACGCCTCGGACAGGAGAACGGGGTGGACGAGGGGAGATGGGATTTGCGCCCTCTTCTGGCCCGGTACCCCCTGCCCCTTCTGGTCCTTTTGTCCGGGGAGGATTCCGTGGTCGATCCCGCGGACCGGACATGGCTGGAAGGGCTCGGGGGATATGTGCGGATTCGCACGATTGGCGGAGCCGGCCATAACCTTCACCGGTCGCATCTGGACCGGGTTGTGGAGGAAATCCGGGCTTTTGAAAAAGAGGTCGGAAAGAATCCCGGCTGA
- a CDS encoding NAD(P)-dependent oxidoreductase, with translation MEKQPAFRIGIVGVGRMGSNMALRLQEIGFSIVSVFDHRREAAREVAARTGAVVAETLAEVTAGANVIFTVVGTDREMESLFRESGDSLLQNAGGRIFINCATVSPGLHVEIERRSRARNADSLEASMASSIPQARSGTLYLMVGGKKEVLERVRPVLDALSAEIRYVGPAGQAAKLKALVNMVMNINTAGLAEGLGLADALGLDLAMVREVFSRTGAASRVLETDGADMQNREHDVYFSAAHAAKDSHIALDLAREAGLSLPLARATAGQFDRMVEAGLGEIDKSGVSELTFLSRRPRTLSPGNDHG, from the coding sequence TTGGAAAAACAGCCAGCATTTCGCATCGGCATCGTCGGGGTCGGCCGCATGGGGTCGAATATGGCGCTCAGGCTTCAGGAAATCGGGTTTTCTATCGTGTCTGTCTTCGACCATCGGAGGGAAGCGGCCCGCGAGGTGGCCGCCCGGACGGGAGCCGTTGTGGCCGAAACGCTCGCGGAGGTCACGGCCGGAGCGAATGTCATCTTCACGGTGGTGGGAACAGACCGGGAGATGGAGTCCCTTTTCCGGGAGTCCGGGGATTCGCTTCTTCAAAACGCCGGGGGCCGGATCTTTATCAATTGCGCCACGGTGTCCCCCGGCCTGCATGTGGAGATCGAACGCCGGTCCCGGGCACGGAATGCGGACAGCCTCGAGGCGTCGATGGCGAGTTCGATTCCCCAGGCGCGCTCCGGCACACTGTATCTGATGGTGGGAGGCAAAAAGGAGGTTCTGGAACGGGTCCGCCCCGTTCTGGACGCCCTGAGCGCGGAAATCCGTTATGTGGGGCCGGCCGGACAGGCCGCAAAACTCAAAGCGCTCGTGAACATGGTCATGAACATCAACACCGCCGGTCTGGCCGAGGGTCTGGGGTTGGCCGACGCCCTGGGGCTGGACCTTGCGATGGTCCGGGAGGTGTTCTCCCGGACGGGGGCCGCTTCCCGGGTTCTGGAAACCGATGGCGCCGACATGCAGAACCGGGAGCACGACGTGTATTTTTCCGCCGCTCACGCCGCCAAAGACTCCCATATCGCCTTGGATCTGGCCCGGGAGGCCGGTCTTTCCCTTCCTCTGGCCCGGGCCACGGCCGGACAGTTCGACCGGATGGTGGAGGCGGGTCTGGGCGAGATCGACAAGTCGGGGGTGTCCGAGCTGACATTTCTGTCGAGACGGCCCCGGACGCTCTCTCCCGGGAACGACCATGGATGA
- a CDS encoding DinB family protein yields the protein MNEFERFCSLFDQEVRHTFDYLSLLEPGQWTGIPANSDALFLGSRIQKITVSALVRHLMHTEKTWIGQLKTLAPGGVLPLPGPPAGLDTIADGKDLVEAYRLLHADNLAALARLSPETLTKELVFVDRRYTGMGFLWSVLGHHAYHLGQIDLVMRQQGTEAPEFMEWPETSRIVG from the coding sequence ATGAACGAATTCGAACGGTTTTGCTCCCTTTTCGACCAGGAAGTCCGGCACACCTTCGATTACCTGTCCCTTCTCGAACCGGGCCAGTGGACCGGCATTCCGGCGAACTCTGACGCCCTTTTCCTGGGAAGCCGGATCCAGAAAATCACCGTTTCGGCCCTCGTCCGGCATCTGATGCACACGGAAAAAACGTGGATCGGCCAGCTGAAAACCCTTGCGCCGGGAGGAGTCCTCCCGCTTCCCGGACCGCCGGCCGGTCTGGACACCATTGCCGACGGCAAGGATCTGGTGGAGGCGTACCGGCTTCTCCATGCGGACAATCTGGCCGCCCTGGCCCGGCTGTCTCCCGAAACCCTGACGAAAGAACTGGTCTTCGTCGACCGGCGATACACGGGCATGGGATTTCTGTGGTCGGTCCTGGGGCATCATGCCTATCACCTGGGCCAGATCGACCTTGTGATGCGCCAGCAGGGAACCGAAGCGCCGGAATTCATGGAATGGCCCGAAACCTCCCGGATCGTCGGATGA
- a CDS encoding carboxymuconolactone decarboxylase family protein, whose translation MARNLPDRRMTPDGVRARYRELLGFVPDNLEKRLALARTAGRMASVEAVEAFREELIHHNPLDRKTQQLVHLAMLLAMGQTAPARLHVRGAIKAGATPSDLYGVCLTGAVVGGMPLFSQAVDLVHEILKDDGLLNESPPETGDESPPSPRGPSPV comes from the coding sequence ATGGCCCGAAACCTCCCGGATCGTCGGATGACGCCCGACGGGGTCCGCGCGCGTTACCGGGAACTTCTGGGGTTCGTTCCGGACAACCTCGAAAAACGGCTGGCGCTGGCCAGAACCGCCGGGCGGATGGCGTCGGTCGAGGCGGTGGAAGCCTTCCGGGAGGAGCTGATCCACCACAACCCGCTGGACCGGAAGACCCAGCAACTGGTCCATCTGGCGATGCTTCTGGCCATGGGCCAGACCGCTCCGGCCCGCCTCCACGTGCGCGGAGCCATCAAGGCCGGAGCCACGCCCTCCGACCTCTACGGGGTCTGTCTCACCGGTGCCGTGGTGGGCGGCATGCCTCTCTTCAGCCAGGCCGTCGATCTTGTCCATGAAATCCTGAAAGACGACGGTCTCCTGAACGAGTCTCCCCCCGAAACCGGAGACGAAAGCCCCCCTTCCCCCAGGGGCCCTTCACCCGTTTAG
- a CDS encoding slipin family protein, translated as MSLVIVVLFVSLGIVVLSRSVRVLKEYERGVFFVLGRFWRVKGPGLVLLVPVVQQMVKVGLRTVVMDVPGQDVISKDNVSVKVSAVVYFRVIDPKLAIIAVEDYLQAINQLAQTTLRSVLGQHDLDEMLSARNQLNADIQGILDERTDAWGIKVSTVEIKRVDLDESMIRAIARQAEAERERRAKVIYADGELQASGKFLEAARILSSLPEAMQLRYLQTLSQIASDRTTTVVFPFPLDWIQSFGNNQGTKE; from the coding sequence ATGAGTCTCGTGATCGTTGTTCTTTTCGTGTCCCTGGGAATCGTTGTCCTTTCCCGGTCCGTCCGGGTCCTGAAAGAATACGAAAGGGGAGTTTTTTTTGTGCTGGGACGCTTCTGGCGGGTCAAGGGACCGGGACTGGTCCTGTTGGTGCCGGTCGTCCAGCAGATGGTGAAGGTGGGGCTCCGGACAGTCGTCATGGACGTGCCGGGTCAGGATGTCATTTCGAAAGACAATGTGTCCGTCAAGGTCAGCGCCGTCGTCTACTTCCGGGTCATCGATCCCAAGCTGGCCATCATCGCGGTGGAGGACTATCTCCAGGCCATCAACCAGCTGGCCCAGACCACCTTGCGTTCCGTTCTGGGCCAGCATGACCTGGACGAGATGCTGTCCGCGAGAAACCAGCTCAACGCTGATATCCAGGGCATCCTTGACGAGCGTACGGATGCCTGGGGAATCAAGGTCAGCACGGTCGAGATCAAGCGGGTGGACCTCGACGAAAGCATGATCCGGGCCATTGCCCGGCAGGCCGAAGCCGAACGGGAGCGCCGGGCGAAAGTCATCTATGCGGACGGGGAACTGCAGGCGTCCGGAAAGTTCCTGGAGGCGGCCCGGATCCTGTCCTCCCTCCCGGAGGCGATGCAGCTCCGGTATCTGCAGACGCTCAGTCAGATTGCGAGCGACAGGACCACCACCGTCGTCTTTCCGTTTCCCCTGGACTGGATCCAAAGTTTCGGGAACAACCAGGGGACGAAAGAGTGA